In Deltaproteobacteria bacterium, the DNA window AGACATCGAGGCCGCCACACGTTACGGCATCTTGACCTGCAACAATCCGGACTATAATTTTCGCGAAGTGGCCGAACACACATTAGCTCTTCTTCTAAGCCTTATTCGAAAGATCCCCAAAGCAGATGCTTATGTCCGCTCAGGTGGATATGACTATAACTATTTATCGCCTTTGAAACGATTCGAAGGGAGTACTGTTGGACTATTAGGTTTTGGCCGGATTGCGAAGTCCATTGCCAAAAAACTCACTGGGTTTGATGTTCGGGTGCTGTTTTACGATCCCTACGTCGAGGAATCCCACATTGGTCAAGCCGAAAAGATTTCTCTTGAAATGCTGCTCCAAAACAGTGACTACCTGTGCATTCACGCCCCGCTGACGGAAAAGACGCACCATCTGATCAATGCCGACACACTCAATTTGATGAAGCCCGGAGCCGTCATCGTAAATGCAGCCCGGGGGGAGATTATTGACACAATGGCCTTGATGGACGCCCTGAAATCGGGCCAACTGAGCGCAGCAGCGCTGGATGTTGTCGAAGACCAAACTTCCCTCGGTCCGGGACATCCCTTGTCTGGGATGGACAACGTTATCCTTACACCACATTCAGCCTGGCTTTCCGAAGACGCTGTCAACCAGTGTAAAACCGATCTAGCCAACGAACTAATCCGTTTTTTCAACCATCAACCCTTGAAAGCCCTCCTAAACAGAGAGGTTCTGGACAAACCATCAACCTAAGCAGACACTATGAAAAATCCACCGATCGCCAGTTGAGAGTACAAAGTCCCAGGACGTTAGGGCCAGTTGGAAGCAAAAAAACAACAAACCAACTTTCATCTCTATTGAAAAATAGCTGTCCTTGAACAAATACCCTTACAAGCGATTTTAACTGTTGACAATCGCTTTTTCATAGAAGGAATATATGAAAACAATTCAAGAATCACCTATTTGAAATCGACGCTGAAATTGGTTTAATTTTGGTTCTTTTCTGCAGATAATATCGATGCTGGAATTAAAAAGGTAAAATTTGACAACCCATTCGGGCAAAGCTTATCGATCATTTCCGGGGTTCGGAACGGTGGTGGTTTGCCTGGTTCGATTAATCCATCCAGCATATAGGAAACTTTCTGCATCTTGTGTTAACGGCTTTCATCATAACGATCGCCTAAAGGAAGGGGCCGTTATTATCATCAACATCCATTAACATTTAACTATTGGATAAAAAAAATGAATTTAACGATAAGCAAACGAATAGAGTGGGTCAAACAATCTGAAATTCGCAACATGTCCATCGAATGCGAAAAGTTCGGAGGAATTAACCTTTCACAGGGTGTCTGTGACCTCGCTGTACCGGATATCGTAGCGAAGGGCGCC includes these proteins:
- a CDS encoding C-terminal binding protein, giving the protein MPKQKVLYADSSFQDLGDLEKTLTAVDVELVVGDCQTQADVIAQAAEADVIITELIFLDATVFKACPALKLVYTNNVGTDRIDIEAATRYGILTCNNPDYNFREVAEHTLALLLSLIRKIPKADAYVRSGGYDYNYLSPLKRFEGSTVGLLGFGRIAKSIAKKLTGFDVRVLFYDPYVEESHIGQAEKISLEMLLQNSDYLCIHAPLTEKTHHLINADTLNLMKPGAVIVNAARGEIIDTMALMDALKSGQLSAAALDVVEDQTSLGPGHPLSGMDNVILTPHSAWLSEDAVNQCKTDLANELIRFFNHQPLKALLNREVLDKPST